A single window of Vigna unguiculata cultivar IT97K-499-35 chromosome 1, ASM411807v1, whole genome shotgun sequence DNA harbors:
- the LOC114184624 gene encoding 60S ribosomal protein L21-2, whose product MPAGHGLRSRTRDSFSRPFRKKGTIALTTYLRTYHIGDYVDIKVNGAVHKGMPHKFYHGRTGRVWNVTKRAIGVEVNKQVGNRIIRKRIHVRVEHVMPSRCTEEFRLRKIKNDQLKADAKAKGEKISTKRQPEGPKPGFMVEGATLETVTPIPYDVVNDLKGGY is encoded by the exons ATGCCGGCTGGTCACGGTTTGAGATCTCGCACCAGAGATTCATTCTCTCGTCCCTTCAGGAAGAAGGGAACCATCGCCCTCACCACTTATCTCCGAACTTATCACATCGGCGACTACGTTGACATCAAGGTTAATGGCGCCGTCCACAAGGGTATGCCTCACAAGTTCTACCATGGCCGCACCGGTCGCGTCTGGAACGTCACCAAACGCGCCATTGGTGTCGAGGTTAACAAACAG GTGGGGAACAGAATTATTAGGAAGAGGATTCATGTGCGTGTTGAGCACGTGATGCCTTCAAGGTGCACCGAGGAGTTCCGTTTGAGGAAGATCAAGAATGATCAACTCAAGGCGGATGCTAAGGCAAAGGGTGAGAAAATTAGCACCAAGAGACAACCTGAGGGTCCCAAACCAGGTTTTATGGTTGAAGGAGCTACATTGGAGACTGTCACTCCCATTCCCTATGACGTGGTCAATGATCTTAAAGGAggatattag
- the LOC114184616 gene encoding 60S ribosomal protein L21-1, translated as MPAGHGLRSRTRDSFSRPFRKKGTIALTTYLRTYHIGDYVDIKVNGAVHKGMPHKFYHGRTGRVWNVTKRAIGVEVNKQVGNRIIRKRIHVRVEHVMPSRCTEEFRLRKIKNDQLKADAKASGEKISTKRQPEGPKPGFMVEGATLETVTPIPYDVVNDLKGGY; from the exons ATGCCGGCTGGTCACGGTTTGAGATCTCGCACCAGAGATTCATTCTCTCGTCCCTTCAGGAAGAAGGGAACCATCGCGCTCACTACTTATCTTCGAACTTACCACATCGGCGATTATGTCGACATTAAGGTTAACGGTGCCGTCCACAAGGGTATGCCTCACAAGTTTTACCATGGCCGCACCGGTCGCGTCTGGAATGTCACCAAACGCGCCATTGGTGTCGAGGTTAACAAACAG GTGGGGAACAGAATTATTAGAAAGAGGATTCATGTGCGTGTTGAGCACGTGATGCCTTCAAGGTGCACCGAGGAGTTCCGTTTGAGGAAGATCAAGAATGATCAACTCAAGGCGGATGCCAAGGCAAGTGGTGAGAAAATTAGCACCAAGAGACAACCTGAGGGTCCTAAACCAGGTTTCATGGTCGAAGGAGCTACATTGGAAACCGTCACTCCCATTCCCTATGATGTGGTCAACGATCTTAAAGGAGGATATTAG